A region of Merismopedia glauca CCAP 1448/3 DNA encodes the following proteins:
- the rpsF gene encoding 30S ribosomal protein S6, whose protein sequence is MKNIIHETMYILRPDLADEQVDEAINKYKTVLQEAGGDNIEVQHRGKRRLGYEIKRHRDGIYIQMNYKSSGNAVAVLERSMRLGEDVIRYLTIKQEVEPVAEAESEPVEA, encoded by the coding sequence ATGAAAAACATTATCCACGAAACCATGTATATTCTGCGTCCCGATCTAGCAGATGAACAGGTAGATGAAGCAATTAATAAATATAAAACGGTTCTCCAAGAAGCTGGTGGAGACAATATTGAGGTGCAGCACCGAGGTAAACGTCGCTTAGGCTACGAAATTAAAAGGCACCGAGATGGGATTTATATTCAAATGAATTATAAATCTAGTGGCAACGCTGTTGCTGTTTTAGAGCGTTCTATGCGTTTAGGTGAAGATGTGATCCGCTATTTGACTATTAAGCAGGAAGTAGAACCAGTAGCTG